The following coding sequences are from one Seonamhaeicola sp. ML3 window:
- the lgt gene encoding prolipoprotein diacylglyceryl transferase: MHALKYDWNPVTGIDIVGNFKLHFYSLMWVIAFIAGWYIMKRIFTKEKVSLDYLDPLFIYTVLATMLGARLGHVLFYQRELISQDFWSIFLPFSFKDGIEFTGFQGLASHGAAIGIILGMYLYRKKYKYKSLLWILDRIVIAVASGAVFIRIGNFINSEIIGRKSGDFALGVRFIQDHYYKSQITQLTGIRDVQKAYNAVTENPEFASLLEKVPYRHPAQLYESFSYIFVFIILWYFYSKTTKKDQTGFLFGLFLILLWTVRFIVEFVKEPQGKEYINWFGLQTGQWLSIPFILIGLYFMFVFKPKKASVN, translated from the coding sequence ATGCATGCATTAAAATATGACTGGAACCCGGTAACAGGTATTGATATTGTTGGTAATTTTAAATTGCATTTTTACAGCCTTATGTGGGTTATAGCATTCATTGCAGGGTGGTATATCATGAAACGTATATTCACCAAAGAAAAAGTTTCACTCGACTACTTAGACCCATTGTTTATTTACACAGTTCTAGCCACTATGTTAGGCGCTCGACTTGGCCATGTTTTATTCTACCAGAGAGAGTTAATATCACAAGATTTCTGGAGTATTTTCCTCCCTTTTAGCTTTAAAGATGGTATAGAGTTTACGGGGTTTCAAGGGCTGGCCAGCCATGGTGCGGCAATAGGCATCATATTAGGCATGTACCTATATCGCAAAAAATACAAATATAAATCGCTACTTTGGATATTGGATAGAATTGTAATTGCAGTGGCCTCTGGAGCTGTATTTATTAGAATAGGCAACTTTATTAACTCTGAAATTATCGGTAGAAAATCTGGAGATTTTGCTTTGGGTGTAAGGTTTATTCAAGATCATTACTATAAGAGTCAAATCACACAGCTTACAGGAATTAGAGATGTTCAGAAGGCCTATAATGCCGTAACAGAGAATCCTGAATTTGCTTCGTTACTAGAAAAAGTACCTTACCGACACCCCGCCCAATTATACGAATCATTCAGTTATATTTTTGTATTCATCATCCTTTGGTATTTCTACTCTAAAACCACTAAAAAAGACCAAACTGGATTCTTATTTGGACTATTTTTAATTCTGCTCTGGACAGTACGTTTTATCGTAGAATTTGTTAAAGAACCTCAAGGAAAAGAATACATAAACTGGTTCGGACTACAAACTGGGCAATGGTTAAGCATACCGTTTATTCTTATTGGTCTATATTTTATGTTTGTATTTAAACCCAAGAAGGCATCAGTAAATTAA
- a CDS encoding peptidylprolyl isomerase, whose product MIFFKKITQISFLVLMLFTASCKSQYNDLEDGLYAEIKTSMGTMVAQLAFDKTPITVANFVALAEGTNTMVDEAYKDKKFYNGLIFHRVIDSFMIQGGDPKGNGSGNPGYRFKNETHPDLKHDKPGILAMANSGPDTNGSQFYITEVPRPHLDKGYTVFGELVIGLNIQDSISNVKTSGLNRPVEDVIIEEVNIIRKGKDAKKFDAPKIFKNHFIEEANREKAEKEKAEAILRATQEKFKKQKAEAIKLASGLQYYISEIGEGEKLPENGQVKTHYAVYFENGALLQTSSLDIANALGAVNERRKNANGYQPIIADIGPDAQMIPGFKEGLKQLRVGDKATLFLPYHLAYGEAGNRGIPPKANLIFEVEVIELVE is encoded by the coding sequence ATGATATTTTTCAAGAAAATTACACAGATTTCATTTCTTGTTTTAATGCTTTTCACCGCTTCTTGCAAAAGCCAGTATAACGATCTCGAGGACGGTTTATATGCAGAAATCAAAACCTCTATGGGAACTATGGTAGCGCAATTAGCGTTCGATAAAACCCCTATCACTGTAGCTAACTTTGTAGCTTTAGCAGAAGGTACCAACACCATGGTAGACGAGGCTTATAAAGATAAAAAGTTTTACAATGGTCTTATTTTCCACAGGGTAATAGACTCGTTTATGATTCAGGGCGGAGACCCAAAAGGTAATGGCTCCGGAAATCCTGGTTACCGATTTAAAAATGAAACTCACCCAGACCTAAAACACGATAAACCTGGCATTTTAGCAATGGCCAATAGTGGTCCGGACACCAATGGCAGTCAATTTTATATTACTGAAGTACCTCGACCCCACCTCGACAAAGGTTATACTGTTTTTGGAGAGTTAGTTATAGGGTTGAATATTCAAGATAGTATATCTAACGTTAAAACAAGTGGATTAAACAGACCTGTTGAAGACGTAATAATTGAAGAGGTAAATATTATAAGAAAGGGAAAAGACGCAAAAAAATTTGATGCTCCCAAAATTTTTAAAAATCACTTTATAGAGGAAGCTAACCGAGAAAAAGCTGAAAAAGAAAAAGCTGAAGCGATTTTAAGAGCAACTCAAGAAAAATTCAAGAAACAAAAAGCAGAAGCAATCAAATTAGCATCGGGCTTACAATATTATATTTCCGAAATAGGTGAAGGTGAAAAACTTCCAGAAAATGGTCAGGTAAAAACACATTACGCCGTGTATTTCGAAAATGGCGCATTACTTCAAACAAGCAGTCTTGACATTGCTAATGCCCTAGGCGCCGTAAATGAAAGACGAAAAAATGCCAATGGATACCAGCCTATAATCGCAGATATTGGTCCAGACGCGCAAATGATTCCTGGATTTAAAGAAGGGCTAAAACAATTGCGTGTAGGGGACAAAGCTACCTTGTTTTTACCATATCATCTAGCTTATGGTGAAGCTGGAAACAGAGGCATCCCTCCAAAAGCTAACTTAATTTTTGAAGTTGAAGTTATAGAATTAGTAGAATAA
- a CDS encoding rhomboid family intramembrane serine protease yields the protein MMRISETVKHLLIINVIMFVGTVAIGEGRLFYEWFAMYFPQNEAFQPWQIITHMFMHGGVMHLFFNMFGLWMFGTPVEQVLGSKRFLFIYFSAGLVAVAFQLGSYYFQYLPTFDSLLATGLDGAEIKQMLFTNEIIPGTTQAQVSLLQNIFPIFNASMVGASGCLMGIMAAFGMMNPNAELMMVFLPIPIKAKYFIPGIILIDLISGIRGQSIFGYGNVAHFAHVGGAVIGFLVMWYWKKKQFNSNRWY from the coding sequence ATGATGCGAATTTCAGAAACCGTTAAACACCTTTTGATTATTAATGTAATCATGTTTGTTGGTACTGTAGCTATTGGAGAAGGGCGATTGTTTTACGAATGGTTCGCCATGTATTTTCCACAGAATGAAGCTTTTCAACCTTGGCAGATTATAACGCACATGTTTATGCATGGTGGTGTAATGCACTTGTTTTTTAATATGTTTGGTCTTTGGATGTTTGGAACACCTGTAGAACAAGTGTTAGGTTCTAAGCGATTTTTATTTATCTATTTCTCCGCGGGATTGGTTGCAGTAGCTTTTCAGTTGGGGTCGTATTATTTTCAGTACTTGCCAACCTTCGACTCATTATTGGCAACTGGATTAGATGGTGCCGAAATAAAGCAAATGCTATTCACAAACGAGATTATTCCCGGAACTACTCAAGCTCAGGTGTCTCTTTTACAAAATATATTTCCAATTTTTAATGCTTCTATGGTTGGTGCCTCTGGGTGTTTAATGGGAATTATGGCGGCCTTTGGTATGATGAACCCTAATGCTGAATTGATGATGGTTTTCTTGCCAATACCTATAAAAGCAAAATACTTTATACCTGGAATTATTTTAATCGATTTAATTTCAGGAATTAGAGGGCAGTCTATATTTGGGTACGGAAATGTAGCTCATTTTGCTCATGTTGGGGGAGCCGTAATCGGATTCTTAGTTATGTGGTATTGGAAAAAGAAACAATTTAACAGTAATCGTTGGTATTAA
- the mutL gene encoding DNA mismatch repair endonuclease MutL, translating to MADIIQLLPDHVANQIAAGEVVQRPASVVKELLENAIDAGATSIKLIIKDAGKTLIQVIDNGKGMSVTDARLSFERHATSKIKSADDLFQLHTKGFRGEALASIAAIAHVELKTKQEQDDVGTTIVIEGSEITSQEVVVTPKGTSVSVKNLFYNIPARRNFLKSNAVELRHVIDEFHRVALAHCDINFMMYNNGSESFNLPASNYRQRIVNIFGNKTNEKLVPVNEDTEVLKISGFVGKPEFAKKTRGEQYFFVNDRFIKSAYLNHAIASAFDGLLKTGTHASYFLNLTVDPQTIDINIHPTKTEIKFDDEHTLYALLRSAVKHSLGQFNIAPVLDFERDSSLDTPYDFNQKNTSAPSIEVNRSFNPFKEEQSSRAGTSSTKQVTFKKESASNWESLYIGLESGSENEPSDFSEVQFESEETTASMFDNENDVEQVHTTYQLHNKYIVSTIKSGMLVLDQHRAHQRVLYEDFLKNMTIKETVSQQLLFPLQLHFSVQEIQILTQLKEDLEHTGFVFSNVTEESVEITGVPVSVPESEVSIILEQLISDVENEVPDAHFSAMDLLAKSMAKSLAIKTGQSLQKDEQEHLVNKLFACKEPNVSPTNKTTFITMSVDELDKRFI from the coding sequence ATGGCAGACATCATACAGCTTTTACCTGATCATGTTGCAAACCAAATAGCTGCTGGAGAAGTTGTACAGCGTCCCGCCTCTGTTGTAAAAGAGTTACTTGAAAATGCTATTGATGCCGGGGCAACTTCAATAAAACTTATCATAAAAGATGCAGGCAAAACCCTAATACAGGTTATTGACAACGGTAAAGGTATGAGTGTTACAGATGCTCGTCTAAGTTTCGAGCGTCATGCCACATCAAAGATTAAGTCGGCCGATGATCTTTTTCAATTACACACCAAAGGATTCCGTGGAGAAGCATTAGCGAGTATTGCTGCTATTGCACATGTTGAATTAAAAACCAAGCAAGAGCAAGATGATGTAGGAACGACTATTGTGATTGAGGGTAGTGAAATAACCTCACAAGAAGTGGTTGTTACACCCAAAGGCACATCGGTTTCGGTTAAAAATTTGTTTTATAATATACCAGCGCGTCGCAATTTTTTAAAATCCAATGCAGTAGAATTACGTCATGTCATCGATGAGTTTCATAGGGTCGCTTTAGCGCATTGCGATATTAATTTCATGATGTATAATAATGGCAGTGAGTCTTTTAACTTGCCCGCTAGCAACTACAGACAGCGCATTGTAAATATCTTTGGAAATAAAACCAATGAAAAATTAGTGCCTGTAAATGAGGATACCGAGGTGCTTAAAATTTCTGGTTTTGTAGGGAAACCCGAATTCGCTAAGAAGACTCGAGGCGAACAATATTTCTTCGTAAACGATAGATTCATAAAAAGCGCATATTTAAATCACGCTATTGCTTCGGCTTTCGATGGGCTTTTAAAAACGGGCACACATGCTAGTTATTTTTTAAATCTTACGGTAGACCCGCAAACTATTGATATTAATATCCATCCCACAAAAACAGAGATTAAGTTCGATGACGAACATACGTTGTACGCACTATTGCGTTCTGCTGTAAAGCATAGTCTCGGACAGTTCAATATAGCGCCTGTTTTAGATTTTGAAAGGGATTCTAGTCTTGATACACCTTACGATTTCAACCAAAAAAACACTAGTGCACCATCTATCGAGGTTAATAGGAGTTTTAATCCTTTTAAGGAAGAACAAAGCTCTAGGGCTGGTACATCTTCAACTAAACAAGTAACATTTAAGAAAGAATCTGCATCTAATTGGGAAAGTTTATATATTGGTTTGGAGTCTGGAAGTGAGAATGAACCGTCTGATTTTAGCGAAGTACAGTTTGAAAGTGAAGAAACAACAGCTTCAATGTTCGACAATGAGAACGACGTGGAGCAAGTGCACACAACCTATCAACTGCATAACAAATATATCGTAAGCACTATTAAATCTGGAATGTTGGTTTTAGATCAGCATCGTGCACATCAACGTGTTTTGTACGAAGACTTTCTGAAGAATATGACGATAAAGGAAACCGTAAGTCAGCAATTGTTATTTCCGTTGCAATTACATTTTTCGGTACAGGAGATACAAATACTAACTCAATTAAAAGAAGATCTGGAACATACAGGTTTTGTGTTTTCCAACGTTACAGAAGAGTCGGTAGAGATAACAGGAGTGCCTGTTAGCGTTCCCGAGAGTGAAGTTTCTATTATTTTGGAGCAACTAATAAGTGACGTTGAAAATGAAGTGCCCGATGCCCATTTTAGCGCCATGGATTTATTAGCAAAATCTATGGCCAAAAGTTTAGCCATAAAAACGGGACAAAGTTTACAAAAAGATGAACAAGAACATTTGGTAAATAAGCTCTTTGCTTGTAAAGAACCCAATGTGTCACCTACTAACAAGACAACATTCATTACTATGAGTGTAGATGAGTTAGATAAAAGATTTATTTAG
- the ribH gene encoding 6,7-dimethyl-8-ribityllumazine synthase — translation MATENKNLSAYDKATIPDANDFRFGIVVSEWNDSITEPLYQGAYDALIDNGVSPSNIVRWDVPGSFELIYGSKKMQEQMVNAVIAIGSVIQGETKHFDFVCQGVAQGIKDLNVMHETPVIFCVLTDNNLEQAQARSGGKHGNKGTEAAIAAIKMAELRRNS, via the coding sequence ATGGCAACTGAAAATAAAAATTTATCGGCTTACGATAAAGCAACAATCCCAGACGCGAACGATTTTCGGTTTGGGATTGTTGTTTCTGAATGGAACGACTCCATAACCGAACCACTTTATCAAGGAGCTTACGATGCATTAATAGATAATGGAGTAAGCCCAAGCAATATTGTGCGTTGGGATGTTCCTGGGAGTTTTGAGCTTATCTACGGAAGTAAAAAAATGCAGGAGCAAATGGTTAACGCTGTTATTGCCATAGGAAGCGTTATTCAAGGTGAAACCAAGCACTTCGATTTTGTTTGTCAAGGTGTTGCTCAAGGTATCAAGGATTTAAATGTAATGCACGAAACTCCCGTGATATTCTGTGTTTTAACAGACAATAATCTAGAACAGGCTCAAGCGCGCTCGGGAGGTAAACACGGGAACAAGGGTACAGAAGCTGCTATCGCTGCCATAAAAATGGCAGAACTTCGTAGAAATAGTTAG
- a CDS encoding riboflavin synthase subunit beta, translated as MGLLKLRKNKKFSYSPRYYKGEGNPYEIKHKFDEHRVTIGNNSGLKTKIDNAWNDYKHNPNKEADKRVLIIVAILVLIFLVIIGFDLSIFFS; from the coding sequence ATGGGACTATTAAAATTACGTAAAAATAAAAAGTTTAGTTATTCACCCCGTTACTACAAAGGCGAGGGTAACCCTTATGAGATAAAGCATAAGTTCGATGAACATCGAGTAACTATCGGTAATAATTCTGGTTTGAAAACAAAGATAGATAATGCTTGGAACGACTATAAACATAACCCAAATAAAGAGGCCGATAAGCGTGTACTTATCATAGTTGCTATTTTAGTTTTGATTTTCTTAGTTATAATTGGGTTCGATTTATCTATATTCTTTTCTTAA
- a CDS encoding bifunctional oligoribonuclease/PAP phosphatase NrnA encodes MKKQDIKDIKQLLSTPKNIVIVPHKNPDGDAIGSTLGLYHYLIKTKHNAQVITPNDYPKFLKWMPAENSILRYDSQTKECNNLVNKADIIFTLDFNAFHRTGPMESVLSESEGLKIMIDHHQAPDDYATYMFSDVNMSSTCEMIYHFINMLGDIDLIDADVSTCLYAGIMTDTGSFRFSSTTSTTHKIVADLIERGANNSQIHNNVYDTNSLNRLQLLGTALENLKVIAESRAAYITLSQEELNKNNYTKGDTEGVVNYGLSLEGIILAAIFIEDKQEGIIKISLRSKGNFSVNEMSRAHFNGGGHTNAAGGKSYLSLKDTVEKFISILPYYNNALNNE; translated from the coding sequence ATGAAAAAACAAGATATTAAAGATATAAAGCAGTTATTATCAACACCGAAAAACATAGTAATTGTTCCTCATAAAAACCCTGACGGTGACGCTATTGGATCTACACTTGGATTGTATCACTACCTTATTAAAACAAAACACAATGCACAGGTAATTACCCCAAACGATTATCCGAAGTTTTTAAAATGGATGCCAGCTGAAAATTCCATATTAAGGTATGATTCGCAGACTAAAGAATGTAACAACTTAGTAAATAAAGCCGATATTATTTTTACCCTTGATTTTAATGCTTTCCATAGAACAGGCCCTATGGAATCCGTTTTATCAGAAAGTGAAGGATTAAAAATAATGATAGACCACCATCAAGCACCAGATGATTACGCCACCTACATGTTCAGCGATGTTAACATGAGTTCTACTTGCGAAATGATCTATCATTTTATAAATATGCTCGGGGATATTGATTTAATTGATGCTGATGTTTCCACATGTTTATATGCTGGCATCATGACCGATACAGGATCTTTCAGGTTTTCTTCTACCACTAGTACAACTCATAAAATTGTGGCAGACCTTATTGAGAGGGGTGCTAACAACTCGCAAATCCACAATAATGTATATGACACCAATAGTTTGAATAGGCTCCAATTATTAGGTACAGCACTAGAGAATTTAAAAGTTATCGCAGAGTCAAGAGCGGCTTACATCACCCTGTCTCAAGAAGAATTAAATAAAAATAACTATACAAAAGGCGATACTGAAGGGGTAGTTAACTACGGACTTTCTCTAGAAGGCATTATTCTTGCTGCAATATTTATTGAAGACAAGCAGGAAGGTATTATAAAAATCTCATTGCGTTCTAAAGGGAATTTTTCTGTCAACGAAATGTCTCGTGCACATTTCAACGGTGGCGGCCACACCAATGCTGCTGGAGGAAAGAGCTATTTATCATTAAAAGATACCGTTGAAAAATTTATTAGTATCTTACCCTATTATAACAATGCCCTAAACAATGAATAA
- a CDS encoding nucleoside-diphosphate kinase, producing MATNRTFTMLKPDAVEKGHIGAILEKISASGFRIVAMKLTQMTKADAETFYAIHKERPFFADLVEYMTRGPIVAAILEKDNAVEDFRTLIGATNPADAAEGTIRKMYADSISENAVHGSDSDDNAAIEGDFHFSGREQF from the coding sequence ATGGCAACAAATAGAACATTTACAATGCTAAAGCCAGATGCTGTTGAAAAAGGGCACATTGGCGCAATTTTAGAAAAGATTTCGGCTTCAGGATTTAGAATTGTAGCTATGAAATTAACACAGATGACAAAGGCGGATGCTGAAACGTTTTATGCGATTCATAAAGAACGTCCGTTTTTTGCAGATTTGGTTGAATATATGACTCGTGGTCCCATTGTAGCTGCTATCTTAGAAAAAGATAATGCAGTTGAAGATTTTAGAACATTAATTGGAGCGACCAATCCAGCTGATGCTGCCGAGGGAACTATTAGAAAAATGTACGCAGATTCTATAAGCGAAAATGCAGTTCACGGAAGTGATAGTGATGACAATGCCGCTATAGAAGGGGATTTCCACTTCTCGGGAAGAGAGCAATTTTAG
- a CDS encoding cold-shock protein, with protein sequence MSKGTVKFFNDTKGFGFIVEEGSNKEHFVHISGLIDEVKQGDEVEFDLQEGRKGLNAVNVKVI encoded by the coding sequence ATGAGTAAAGGAACAGTTAAATTCTTCAATGATACTAAAGGTTTTGGTTTTATTGTAGAAGAAGGTTCAAACAAAGAACATTTTGTTCACATTTCTGGATTAATCGATGAAGTTAAACAGGGTGATGAAGTTGAATTCGATCTTCAGGAAGGTAGAAAAGGCTTAAACGCAGTAAACGTAAAAGTTATCTAA
- a CDS encoding tetratricopeptide repeat protein yields MATYKKRGYKPKTKVEKQQDIEEGSTTAEVFNTLDEGASKTEAFVEKNQKYIFIIIGVVAAVVLGTMGYKEFISGPKQTAAMNDMFQAQKYFDQATTAVEKDSLYNLALNGGEGKYGMLDIISEYGGTDAANLASYYAGTAYLRLKDYKSAVEHLSNFKSDDLVLGPLAKGNIGDAFVQLDQPEDALGYYEEAAKMRDNEFTTPMYLYKAGSIALELGDADKALSYFEKIKADYSESTEGSNIDVFIGKARVLASK; encoded by the coding sequence ATGGCAACGTACAAGAAGAGAGGTTACAAACCTAAAACTAAGGTAGAAAAGCAACAGGATATTGAAGAAGGATCTACAACAGCAGAGGTTTTTAATACCCTAGATGAAGGAGCTTCAAAGACCGAAGCGTTTGTTGAGAAAAACCAAAAATATATATTCATTATTATAGGTGTTGTAGCTGCGGTGGTTTTAGGTACCATGGGGTATAAAGAATTTATTTCAGGCCCGAAACAGACCGCTGCTATGAACGATATGTTTCAGGCTCAAAAGTATTTCGATCAAGCTACAACTGCTGTAGAGAAGGATTCTTTATACAACTTAGCATTAAACGGCGGAGAAGGAAAGTATGGTATGCTAGATATTATAAGTGAATATGGAGGTACCGATGCTGCTAATTTAGCGAGTTACTATGCTGGAACAGCCTATTTGCGTTTAAAAGATTACAAAAGCGCAGTAGAGCATTTGAGTAATTTTAAAAGTGATGATTTAGTTTTAGGCCCATTAGCCAAAGGAAATATTGGTGATGCTTTTGTACAATTAGATCAACCTGAAGATGCTTTAGGGTATTACGAAGAAGCTGCTAAAATGCGTGATAATGAATTTACCACTCCTATGTATCTTTATAAAGCTGGAAGTATAGCTTTAGAGTTAGGGGATGCTGATAAAGCTCTAAGCTATTTCGAAAAAATTAAAGCTGATTATTCTGAGTCTACTGAAGGTTCTAACATTGATGTATTCATAGGAAAAGCAAGGGTTTTAGCCAGTAAATAG
- the gldI gene encoding gliding motility-associated peptidyl-prolyl isomerase GldI gives MNKLLSLALLLVVLGCKTPEARRPISSKSGSFINESIARNKALNTKEKEAIEALLKKNNYEYLTSESGFWYYYNTKIDSDTLRTPVFGDIVNYNYSVKNLNGNLIYSKSDISTQDYTMDQQELFTGLREGLKLMKTGETITFLFPSQKAYGYYGDNNKIGTNVPLICEVTVNSITKKQ, from the coding sequence ATGAATAAATTACTTTCCCTAGCCCTACTCTTGGTCGTTTTGGGATGCAAAACACCTGAGGCCAGAAGACCGATTTCTTCAAAATCTGGTTCATTTATAAATGAATCTATAGCTAGAAATAAAGCTCTTAACACCAAAGAAAAAGAGGCCATAGAAGCACTTTTGAAAAAAAACAATTACGAATATCTAACTTCTGAAAGCGGATTTTGGTACTACTATAACACCAAAATTGACTCGGACACTCTAAGAACACCCGTATTTGGAGATATCGTAAACTACAATTACAGTGTAAAAAACTTGAACGGTAATCTTATTTATTCAAAATCTGATATTAGCACCCAAGACTACACCATGGACCAACAAGAACTTTTTACTGGCCTACGAGAGGGTTTAAAACTCATGAAAACTGGAGAAACAATTACCTTTTTATTCCCATCTCAAAAAGCATATGGTTATTATGGGGATAATAATAAAATTGGCACTAATGTTCCTTTAATTTGTGAGGTAACAGTGAATTCAATCACAAAAAAACAATAA
- a CDS encoding DNA replication/repair protein RecF has translation MILKSLSLLNYKNFDSKSFAFNDKINCIVGNNGIGKTNVLDAIYHLSFGKSYFNPVATQNIRHGEDFFVINGEYDKEEKTEKIVVSLKKGQKKIIKRNAKAYEKFSEHIGFLPLVIISPADRNLIVEGSDTRRKFIDSVISQSDKSYLSYLINYNKILAQRNALFKYFALNHTFNADTLEVYNNQLTEYGTHIFEKRDAFLKEFIPIFKERYQAISSGNEIVDLVYHSNLFEDDLNSLLQNALNKDKALQYTSVGIHKDDLYFNIETHPIKKFGSQGQQKSFLIALKLAQFDFIKAQSGVNPILLLDDIFDKLDEHRVAQIIKLVDDENFGQLFISDTHADRTENAVKQVHQSYEIFKL, from the coding sequence ATGATTTTAAAATCGCTTTCATTACTCAACTATAAAAACTTTGATAGTAAATCGTTTGCTTTTAATGATAAAATCAACTGTATTGTAGGCAATAACGGCATTGGAAAAACAAACGTCTTAGATGCCATTTACCATTTATCGTTTGGCAAAAGTTATTTTAATCCTGTGGCCACTCAAAATATAAGACATGGCGAAGATTTCTTTGTAATTAATGGTGAATACGATAAAGAAGAAAAAACTGAAAAAATCGTAGTAAGTCTCAAAAAAGGTCAAAAAAAAATCATCAAGCGCAATGCCAAAGCCTACGAGAAATTTAGTGAGCATATTGGTTTTTTACCGCTGGTAATTATATCGCCTGCTGATAGAAACCTTATTGTTGAAGGCAGCGACACCAGAAGAAAATTTATTGACAGTGTTATTTCACAGAGCGACAAGTCCTATTTAAGCTACCTGATTAATTACAACAAAATTTTAGCCCAACGCAACGCGTTATTTAAATACTTTGCTTTAAACCACACCTTTAATGCAGACACTCTTGAGGTTTACAATAATCAACTAACCGAATACGGCACCCACATTTTCGAAAAAAGGGATGCTTTTTTAAAAGAGTTCATTCCCATTTTTAAGGAACGCTACCAAGCAATTAGTAGCGGTAATGAAATAGTAGATTTGGTATATCACAGTAATTTGTTCGAAGATGATTTAAACTCACTTTTACAAAACGCCTTGAATAAAGACAAAGCATTACAATACACCAGTGTGGGCATTCATAAAGATGACTTATATTTTAATATAGAAACTCATCCTATCAAAAAATTTGGAAGTCAGGGTCAACAAAAGTCGTTTTTAATTGCCTTAAAATTAGCGCAATTCGATTTTATAAAAGCGCAAAGTGGCGTAAACCCTATTCTGTTGTTAGATGATATTTTCGATAAACTAGATGAGCATCGTGTTGCACAAATCATTAAATTAGTGGACGATGAAAACTTTGGTCAGTTATTTATAAGCGACACCCATGCTGACCGTACTGAAAATGCCGTAAAACAAGTACACCAATCTTATGAGATTTTTAAATTATAG
- a CDS encoding DUF721 domain-containing protein: MPKRHNEHISIKDALKEFVETNKLEKGLDKVNVAEAWAKLMGNGINNYTTSVNLQRETLYVQLSSSVLREELSYGKQKIIDMLNEELGKEIVKKLILR, translated from the coding sequence ATGCCCAAACGCCATAACGAACACATAAGCATAAAGGACGCCCTAAAGGAATTTGTAGAAACCAATAAACTCGAAAAAGGTTTAGACAAAGTAAATGTTGCCGAGGCGTGGGCTAAACTTATGGGTAATGGCATTAACAACTATACAACCTCTGTAAACCTGCAAAGAGAGACACTTTATGTTCAATTAAGTTCGAGTGTTTTAAGAGAGGAATTGAGCTATGGCAAGCAGAAGATTATAGATATGTTAAATGAGGAGTTAGGCAAAGAAATTGTAAAAAAACTCATTTTAAGGTAA
- a CDS encoding DUF192 domain-containing protein: MRYIVLLSCYFIICLSACKDNKKVITQTEVTFKKEGELTIHKIKSDSTKVVIDIEIADTPFEIQTGLMYRSEMKVNHGMLFVFEDESPRSFYMKNTKIPLDLIFINAKKTIVSFQKNAKPFDESSLPSNAPAKYVLEVNAGMVDTWRLLVGDSIDFTKF; this comes from the coding sequence ATGCGCTATATTGTTTTACTTTCTTGCTATTTTATAATATGTCTCTCAGCCTGTAAAGACAACAAAAAAGTTATTACGCAAACAGAAGTCACCTTTAAAAAAGAAGGCGAACTTACAATTCATAAGATTAAGAGTGACTCTACAAAAGTTGTAATTGATATTGAAATAGCCGATACCCCTTTCGAAATTCAAACAGGGCTTATGTACCGAAGTGAAATGAAAGTAAACCACGGCATGCTATTCGTTTTTGAGGATGAAAGTCCGCGTTCTTTCTACATGAAAAACACGAAAATCCCTTTAGACCTCATCTTTATTAATGCTAAAAAAACCATTGTGAGTTTTCAGAAAAATGCAAAACCTTTCGATGAAAGCTCGTTACCATCCAACGCTCCTGCCAAATATGTCCTAGAAGTTAATGCTGGCATGGTTGATACTTGGAGACTTTTAGTTGGGGATAGCATTGATTTTACCAAGTTTTAA